The genomic region GTCGCGGTGCTCGCTGACGGCTTGGAAAGCCGTGCGACAATGCCGACGAACGCCGGTGACGGCTTGTTGATTTGATGAAGTTCCCTGCGGCAAGGGGTGTATGATGGACTTTCTAGTCCGTCAATGGCGCATTCGACGGACTAGGAAGTCCATCGTACGGCTAAATCAACATGCCGCCCGCGATTTCCGCTACGGCATTCCTTGCTGGCGTCCAACAAGTCACCTCGCCCGGCGAAGCGGGGAGAGGTCGCACGGGCCCTTGAGGCCTTGTTCGGGTGAGGGCTGACCGCGCTATCTTGATGCTGGATGCGAGTCAACCTGCTCGGACGGCCCTCACCCGAGCAGTCGCCATACGCTCTGCTCGACCTCTCCCAAACTGCGTTGGGAGAGGTGACTTTCCTGCTGGCACGGGCGATTTCTAACACGGCGAGTCCCGAAACCAGGTCATTGTCGGCCAGCTTTCCAAGCTGGATCCGTGATCCGTGAATGTTCTGTTCATTGGTCACGGTTCCTCTCGTAATGACCTTCGATTGCGGTGCACGCAAACGGCTTGGAAAGCCGAGCGACAATGCGACGAAAGTCTTGACGGCTTGTTGATTTAATAAAGTTTCCTGCGGCAAGGGGTGTACGATGGACTTTCTAGTCCGTTAATGGCGCATTCGACGGACTAGGAAGTCCATCGTACGAATAAAACGACAAGCCGCCCGCGACTTCCGCTACGGCATCCCTTGCTGGTGTCCAACAAGTCACCTCGCCCGGCGAAGCGGGGAGAGGTCGCACGGGCCCTTGAGGCCTTGTCCGGGTGAGGGCCGACCGCGCTATCTTGATGCTGGGTGCGATTCAACTTGCTCGGACGGCCCTCACCCGAGCAGTCGCCATACGCTCTGCTCGACCTCTCCCAAACTGCGTTGGGAGAGGTGACTTTCTCGCTGGCACGGTCGATTTCTAACACTGCGAGCCCCCGAAACCAGGTCATTGTCGGCCAGCTTTCTAAGCTGGATCCGCGATCCGTGGATGTTCTGCTCATTGGTCACGGTCCCTCTCGTAATGACCTTCAATCGCGGTGCACGCTGACGGCTTGGAAAGCCGTGCGACAATGCCGACGAAAGTCTTGAGGGCTTGTTGATTTGATGAAGTTCCCTGCGGCAAGGGGTGTATGATGGACTTTCTAGTCCGTCAATAGCGAATTCGACGGACTAGGAAGTCCATCGTACGACTAAATCAACAAGCCGCCCGCGGCTTCCGCTACAAGCCACTTGCTGGCGCCCAACAAGTCACCTCGCCTGGCGAAGCGGGAAGAGGTGGGACGGGCCCTTGAGGCCTTGTCCGGGTGAGGGCCGACCGCGCTATTTTGATGCGGGGTGCGATTCAACTTGCTCGGACGGCCCTCACCCGAGCAGTCGCCATCCGCTCTGCTCGACCTCTCCCAACTGCGTTGGGAGAGGTGACTTTCTTGCTGGCACCGTCTATCACTAACACTCCGAGCCCCACCCAGAGACGGCTGCCGCCGACTCTGACCTCCCCAGCGGGGAGGTGAAGCAGATTTCGCCCTCCCTCCGGGAGGGTCGGCCGCATGGATGCGGGCGGGGAGGGGTGGGGACCTTAGCTGGCACCGTCTATCACTAACACTCCGAGCCCCACCCAGAGACGGCTACCGCCGACTCTGACCTCCCCAGAGGGGAGGTGAAATCTAGGGTACCCTTTCTTCGGGCGGGGAGGGGCTGGAAGGTCATTTCACTTGGTGACTTCGATTCTTGACAGACTGGCAGCCTGTACTACTTTGCGGAATTCGGAAGCGGCCCCTTACATGCCCCCCCAGGCGTAGTAAGATAGGCTACTGGTTGATCGCCACTCTGCTAGCCACGTTGACCTGGATGCTCTGGCGGTGCTGGTGCACGCAAGCTCATTTCTTGCCGTTTTCCGGCTTCATCGTACTCTCCCCTCCAAAACGATTTCCTTCGTTTCCTGCCCGGTTCCGACGCTCGTTCCTCGCTCCCTGAATTCGTCAATAGCTGGATGATATGGCCACCATCGATCCTTCCGCTGCTTTGGATACGGAATTGCTTTCGGATTCCACTACTTACGAAACCCATCGTCCCAATGCGGTTTGGATCGGGTTTTGGGCCGCATTGACACTGCCGTTCCTGCCGATGCTCGTTTCCTACTTGCTGAACCTTTGGAACCTCGAGCATTATCGCTTTTTCCCCTTCGCTCTCCTTGCGGTCGCTGCGATTGGCTACTCCCGCGTCCAGCGGCCACTGCATGGTCCTCGCGGCGCCCTCGCCTGGGGTGCCTTGGCGGCTGCGTTTGTCCTTGCCGCGGCTTCGTTTCGACTGGGTTCGCCTTGGGTCAGCTGTATCGGATTCGTCTTTCTTGTCCTCGCCTTCTTCAGCTCTCAATCGGGACTTGGCGGTGGCCGCTTGATTGCGGTGGCGGTTCCTCTGCTACCGATGGTCCGTTTGCCGTTGGGGATGGATCAATTGGTAGTCATTCGGCTGCAAAGCATCACCACATCGTTGTCCAGCGTGCTGTTGGATGTTCTAAGTGTGGCGCATGCGGTGCAAGGCAACGTGATTCAATTGCCCAATCGCGAACTGTTTGTTGCCGAAGCGTGTAGCGGGATCCAATCGGTCTTCACGCTGGCGTTTGCTGCGACATTGTTGGTGGCGTACCACCGCCGTCGACTTTGGCTGTTGCCGATGTACGTCGTCGCCGCAGTGGTGCTGGCCATCTTTGGAAACGTTTTGCGGGTGACAATAGTGGCGGTGGCAGAAGCCTGGTTTGTGCTCGATCTGGCGACGGGATGGCCACATACGCTGCTCGGCTACGCGACGCTGGGGATTGCGTTGCTCTGTTTTTTGTCGTTCGATCATTTGATCGTCAGTCTGCTGCATGCTGCGCCGGCCTACGATGACGAATCGACTTACAATCCGCTGCTGCGATTATGGAATGTCACGGTGGACCGGCGCTATCGATTCACTGCGGACGATTCGGTCGGCTACTCGAGCCTGCCCGATGAACCGGCTCGCTTACAACAACGCGTCACGCTTAGCGACCGTGTTGGCAGCTTGCTGGAAAACAAACGATTGCGATTCGCCTCCGCAGCGGTATTGTTGGTGTTGACGGGGGTCTCGTTTGCGACGGCATCGAGTTTAACGATCCCGGGGTATGGGGATGGCGGTGGTTTCATGGCCGAGCACCGGATCGTCGAACCAAGCGAGGATATCTTTGACGCTCATTTGCAGACCCTTGAGATTTTGGACCACCAACAGTCGCGAAATAATGACAATCCGCAACTGGGTAAAAACGCGGATCTGTGGCAGGCGAAACTTGGCGATTTGCCCGCTCAAATCGTGCTCAGCCAGACCTATCTCGGTTGGCATGAACTCTGTTTCTGTTACGAGATCGACGGTTGGCGGGTGCTGAATCGAGAGATCGCGATGCAGTCAAGCGAGCTGGACCTCACTAGCGAGCAACGATCGCCTGAGGAGGCCGCCGACTCGCCGCCATGGCATCCTTACGCCTATGCACGTCTTCGCAAGCAGGCAACGTATGAAGGCTATTTGTTTTACGCCGGCATTTTCGCGGATGGCGAAGTGATGGTGCCGCCACCGAAACCGGGAATGCTGGGGCAACGGTTCACGCCTGCGGATCAACCCGAAAACACATCGGACGAGATGGTGATGTTTCAAGTTTGGATCACCAGCCCCAAAAAACTATCACCCGAGACACTTCGCGGTGTGCAAGATGATTTCCAAGCGATGGTGGCAGCGCTATCCAGCAAGATGAAAGAGAGTCGTTGATCGCTCCGCGATCACAACGTTGAATTCAGATTGCGACGATCACACGGCTGAGGTAGTGGGTTCTCAAATTGATTGATATGCGATGCGAATTGGCGATGTGAATGATTGAGTAGTAGGACTCGTGCACGAGATGTTGATGTTATCGAAATGCAAATGACGCCGGTGAGCCGTGGGCCGTAAGGCACCGGGTAACGCGCGGGCCGCTGACGTGCGTCGCCGCGAATGAGAATCGATGGACGGTGTGTGAGTTGTGGGGGTGTGAGGTGGGACGAAAGTTTTGACGGGCTGTTGATTTAGTCGTGCGACGGAATTCCTCGTCCGTCCAATACGCGATTGACGGACTAGGAAGTCCATCATACACCACTTGCCGCAGGAAACTCCACTATATCAACAAGCCGCCCGCGACTTCCGCTCGGTGATGATGCGACGAAGTGATGAAATGGACGAAGATTGAATCGGATGGGATCTTTAGCAAGATCCATTACGGTTAATGATGTGGATGGGATCTTTAGCAAGATCCACTACGGTTATTGGAGATGCCGGGATCTTTTGTGAGATCCGTTGGGGCAGTTGATTGTTTGACGTGGCTTGAATGAACGTAATGATCGCGGAGCGATCAACGACGATGAAAAAGGGACCGGTGATCCGCGATGCTGCAATACTTTAGTCCGCTGCATTGGCTGCGTTGGACGGGCCAATTCGTTTACGCTTGGGCGATCTCGACGCCTTGGCATGATGCTGCCAAAGGCATCCCCGCATTCCTGTTGATGATCTCGCTCGCGGTACTTGGCGTGGTCGCTTCCTCGGACGGCAGCACTTGGCGGTCCGATCGAGTGGACCAGCAATTTGCCAAAGCTTGGGAGGCGGACGATTTCACGACCGCCGAATTGGTGATCCACCGGCAATTGAGAGAACGCAGCGATCATCCCCCGCTGCTGTATCGACTAGCGCTGACCCGCGATGCCTTGGATCATCGCGACGAGGCGACGGAGCTCATGCGATCATTGGTGATCCATCGGCAACACCCGCCCGCGGCCCGCTGGCTGCTGACTCATTTGTATGC from Novipirellula caenicola harbors:
- the xrtU gene encoding exosortase U; this translates as MATIDPSAALDTELLSDSTTYETHRPNAVWIGFWAALTLPFLPMLVSYLLNLWNLEHYRFFPFALLAVAAIGYSRVQRPLHGPRGALAWGALAAAFVLAAASFRLGSPWVSCIGFVFLVLAFFSSQSGLGGGRLIAVAVPLLPMVRLPLGMDQLVVIRLQSITTSLSSVLLDVLSVAHAVQGNVIQLPNRELFVAEACSGIQSVFTLAFAATLLVAYHRRRLWLLPMYVVAAVVLAIFGNVLRVTIVAVAEAWFVLDLATGWPHTLLGYATLGIALLCFLSFDHLIVSLLHAAPAYDDESTYNPLLRLWNVTVDRRYRFTADDSVGYSSLPDEPARLQQRVTLSDRVGSLLENKRLRFASAAVLLVLTGVSFATASSLTIPGYGDGGGFMAEHRIVEPSEDIFDAHLQTLEILDHQQSRNNDNPQLGKNADLWQAKLGDLPAQIVLSQTYLGWHELCFCYEIDGWRVLNREIAMQSSELDLTSEQRSPEEAADSPPWHPYAYARLRKQATYEGYLFYAGIFADGEVMVPPPKPGMLGQRFTPADQPENTSDEMVMFQVWITSPKKLSPETLRGVQDDFQAMVAALSSKMKESR